A region of Allocoleopsis franciscana PCC 7113 DNA encodes the following proteins:
- the apcB gene encoding allophycocyanin subunit beta: protein MRDAVTSLIRRYDGTGRYLDRNAIDSLKSYFETGTGRIAAAAVINGNAAAIVKQAGSQLFDELPELIRPGGNAYTTRRYAACLRDMDYYLRYASYALVAGDMNVLDERVLQGLRETYNSLGVPIAPTVRGVQIMKDIVKDMAAEAGVQNTGFIDQPFDHLTRELSEQDL, encoded by the coding sequence ATGCGGGATGCAGTCACAAGCCTAATTAGGAGGTATGACGGCACAGGTCGTTACCTGGATCGGAATGCGATTGATTCACTCAAGTCCTATTTTGAAACCGGTACGGGACGGATTGCGGCAGCAGCGGTGATTAATGGCAATGCGGCAGCCATTGTCAAACAGGCCGGCTCACAGTTATTTGATGAATTGCCCGAACTGATCCGTCCTGGTGGAAATGCCTATACGACTCGTCGCTATGCGGCTTGTCTCCGAGACATGGACTATTACTTGCGCTATGCCAGTTATGCCTTAGTGGCGGGTGACATGAATGTGTTAGATGAGCGGGTACTGCAAGGGTTGCGGGAAACCTACAACTCTTTGGGAGTGCCCATTGCTCCCACCGTTCGTGGTGTTCAGATCATGAAAGACATTGTTAAGGACATGGCAGCGGAAGCTGGGGTGCAAAATACTGGGTTTATCGATCAGCCGTTTGACCACCTGACTCGCGAGTTGAGCGAACAGGACCTCTAG
- a CDS encoding serine/threonine protein kinase: MLQVGQVLRDRYQLKQQLGQNAGRQTWLAGDLAQQPPEPVIVKLLAFGDQVQWDNLKLFEREAHVLKQLNHPQIPKYRDYFSIDDRILWFGLVQNYIPGSSLKELLTQGRKFSEQEVRKIATDVLQILIYLHQLSPAVLHRDIKPSNLILGEDEKIYLVDFGAVQDRAAVEGATFTVVGTYGYAPMEQFGGRSVPASDLYALGATLIHLLTGTPPADLPQRNMRIQFSDKVSLKLDFVRWIEGLTEPDVEQRFTTAHQALEALNSRRIPNSFLPVHQPYGSRISCKKSPSQLDLKIPGRGIKASDTFLLFWVLVWYGGTFPIGLLSFNPIVLLFWIAGLLPLGMVLLPAFGEVDIRLYRDSFVMKWKLLGICYRQIQGKTSAIHRVRKSDESITINGNPLATVVLQAGVQEYKFGAIAPPLAELERDWLVQEIKDWLKIK; the protein is encoded by the coding sequence ATGCTACAAGTAGGACAGGTACTGCGCGATCGCTATCAACTCAAACAGCAATTAGGACAGAATGCCGGTCGTCAGACTTGGTTAGCCGGCGATTTAGCGCAACAACCCCCTGAGCCAGTCATTGTCAAGCTCCTGGCATTTGGTGACCAGGTACAGTGGGATAACCTCAAACTGTTTGAGCGAGAAGCCCATGTTTTAAAGCAACTTAACCATCCTCAAATTCCCAAGTACCGCGATTATTTTTCGATCGATGACCGCATTCTTTGGTTTGGGTTAGTCCAAAATTATATTCCCGGTTCTTCCCTCAAAGAATTGTTGACTCAGGGGCGAAAATTTTCTGAGCAAGAGGTGCGTAAAATTGCCACGGATGTATTGCAAATTTTGATTTATCTGCACCAACTTAGTCCCGCTGTCCTTCACCGCGACATCAAACCCAGCAACTTAATTTTGGGAGAGGATGAAAAGATTTATTTGGTGGATTTTGGAGCCGTACAAGACCGAGCCGCCGTTGAGGGAGCGACATTTACAGTCGTTGGCACTTATGGCTATGCCCCAATGGAACAGTTCGGAGGTCGATCTGTTCCTGCCTCTGATCTTTATGCCTTGGGAGCAACCTTAATTCATCTCCTCACAGGAACTCCGCCTGCCGATCTCCCACAGCGAAATATGCGGATTCAGTTTAGCGATAAAGTAAGCCTCAAACTTGATTTTGTGCGCTGGATTGAAGGGCTAACAGAACCCGATGTTGAGCAACGATTTACTACAGCTCACCAAGCCTTAGAAGCTCTCAACAGTCGCCGTATTCCTAATTCTTTTCTCCCCGTCCACCAACCCTACGGGAGCCGCATCTCATGTAAAAAATCTCCCTCTCAGCTTGATCTAAAAATTCCAGGGCGAGGAATTAAAGCGTCAGACACTTTCTTACTATTTTGGGTACTCGTGTGGTACGGTGGAACTTTCCCGATAGGATTGTTGAGTTTCAATCCAATTGTATTGCTATTTTGGATAGCTGGTTTATTACCACTGGGTATGGTGTTATTGCCAGCTTTCGGGGAAGTTGACATCCGCCTCTACCGTGATTCCTTTGTAATGAAGTGGAAATTATTGGGTATATGCTATCGACAAATCCAGGGAAAAACGTCAGCCATTCATCGTGTTCGCAAAAGTGATGAATCAATAACCATTAATGGTAATCCCCTGGCAACAGTTGTGCTTCAAGCAGGTGTGCAAGAATACAAGTTTGGTGCCATTGCTCCACCTCTAGCGGAATTAGAACGCGATTGGCTGGTTCAAGAAATTAAAGATTGGTTGAAAATTAAATAG